CAAAATTTAGACATTTTTCACAAGATAAAATTTCAGTTGCCCCAAAGACAACAATCACTTTTGTAAATGATGATAATGTATCACACAGTATTCTTAGTGGAAAATTAACTGGTGATCGTTATGAACAATTTATTGCTGATGGGCGAATCTCAACTGGTGTGATTTTACCTAATCAATCAATTGACATTACACTTAATGATATAGGATTTTACAGATTATATGATCCAAATTATCCATGGATGGATATTACAGCATATGTATTTCCAAATGTGCAAAGTAATGTAATTTTAAAATAATTTAAATTATAAAAATTAATTTTTCCACTGCCATTTGTAATTCATATAGGAATCCAAAACAAACTGATTGAAAACCATTACAGATAAATCTGAAAACTCTTTCTCTTCCAAATCCTTCACAGTTCCAACAAAACTAGTCTCATTTTCAGTGGTAAGCGCTTCAAAAACATGAACTTTCATGTTTTCGGTATTAAATCCATTATTTTTTAGATATTTTGCAATCTCTGATGGCATAAAATGTTTGTCGGGTTGTTTAGGCCATGGTCTAGGAACTAAAACCACATTATATCCATCAATTAATGCTTTTTGCAATTCAAGTTTCTTTTCTTCAATTGAAGTTGTTACGTGCATTGTAATTACTTTGGATTTATCCAACGGAACTTTTGCTTTTGATGCTGCAACTTGAATTGAACTAATACCTGGAATTATTTCTACATCTCCAAAAATCTCAATTAGTCTATCTACGACCTCAGACTCTGAAAAATTAACATCACCTGTAAATGGAATTACTAATGAACGATTTCCTAACACTGAATGAATTTTTTGATATGATTCTTCTTGATTGTTCATAGTAATTTCATAAATCTCTTTATCTACAATCAAATCTTCAATTGTTTTCAATGTGTATTTGTATCCAATAATTATGTCACAATTCTGTATGATTTCTTTTACAATTCCAGTTACATATTTTGGCGAACCTGGACCTACACCTACAGCATAAATTTTTCCCAATTTACTTTGTAAATTTCTGCCTGTCTTTAATATATTGCACAAAAGGTTCCCAATCTACTTTCATGTATTTTGTAGGCTCTTTCACTGGATATTTTACCCAATCCTGCGCAATTGAATATTGATATTTTTGTTGTTTTCCATCTTTTTTATATTCTAAAAGTAAGATACTTCCCCACTCCTTTTCTTCATGTGAGATATTCAAAATATCATCAAAAGATATTTGGATATTTTTTTTATTTTTTATATCTTCTATTAAATTACTTTCGTTATATCCATCATGACGAATCATTGTATTTTTTGATTTTAAAAAACTAATTACCTGTCTTTGTCTAATTGCTTGCCACCATCTCATTTTTGCCTCTGTTTTGTGAACAAACATCAGATGCTTATCCGTTAATACTAGCATTCCTTCTTTTCCACCAATTGAAAAGAAATTCTTTGACTCTCTCCATACCGAAACTAAATGTGCTTGA
Above is a genomic segment from Nitrosarchaeum sp. containing:
- the cbiE gene encoding precorrin-6y C5,15-methyltransferase (decarboxylating) subunit CbiE, whose amino-acid sequence is MGKIYAVGVGPGSPKYVTGIVKEIIQNCDIIIGYKYTLKTIEDLIVDKEIYEITMNNQEESYQKIHSVLGNRSLVIPFTGDVNFSESEVVDRLIEIFGDVEIIPGISSIQVAASKAKVPLDKSKVITMHVTTSIEEKKLELQKALIDGYNVVLVPRPWPKQPDKHFMPSEIAKYLKNNGFNTENMKVHVFEALTTENETSFVGTVKDLEEKEFSDLSVMVFNQFVLDSYMNYKWQWKN